A single genomic interval of Bacillus sp. es.036 harbors:
- a CDS encoding DoxX family protein: protein MIKTIRRIALVLFAFFFIFAGVAHFVQGEGFASMIPEWVPFRLGVIYVTGILEIVLAVLLLIPSTRKQARFWTAVYLIVIFPANIYAAIAGIPAPGQEEANELLLWIRLLFQPLLIWWVLWAAKQKNDSAI from the coding sequence ATGATAAAAACAATTCGTCGAATTGCGCTTGTGTTATTTGCTTTTTTCTTTATTTTTGCAGGCGTTGCTCATTTTGTTCAAGGGGAAGGTTTTGCATCAATGATTCCCGAATGGGTGCCGTTCAGGCTTGGGGTGATTTATGTAACAGGGATTCTGGAAATTGTATTAGCCGTTTTACTCCTCATTCCTTCTACACGTAAACAGGCAAGGTTTTGGACGGCAGTGTATTTAATCGTTATTTTTCCTGCCAACATTTATGCAGCGATTGCTGGAATTCCAGCTCCTGGACAGGAGGAAGCAAATGAGTTGCTGCTATGGATCAGGTTACTCTTTCAACCGCTATTAATTTGGTGGGTGCTCTGGGCAGCAAAACAAAAGAATGATTCGGCAATTTAA
- a CDS encoding M20/M25/M40 family metallo-hydrolase, whose amino-acid sequence MYLLSRLVEHQSITGSYPEVALAEYIHLQLQDLDYFKDNPQMLALHPTSDGRSFVTGLIKNGKAKKTVILISHFDVVDVEDYGQFKNLAFSPYDLTEEVYKNLDKMPLEVQNDLETGEWVFGRGVMDMKAGIALQMSMLEKASSGEFEGNILFLTVPDEEANSLGMIEAVPVLVEMAKQHNLTYTACLNSEPVFTNYPGDQNLYLYSGSIGKLLPGFFCYGQETHVGEPFSGLNANYMAAEVTKELELNADFCEVVDGEVTPPPTNLMQKDLKEGYSVQIPHVGVTLFNVLGMESSIQQITDKLMKAVKTAARRIEHHYLEKATAFSMLQSYVPEPFKVNVLTYEQLHQRAVTLFGETEIKRRQDYISANFKDLGDRDLSTRMVFDLAALCKDDGPMIILFYNPPFYPAVSSRHDPFIQETIQRVMTYSDEKHNVKLKPQHYFPGLSDLSFVGLERTKETIQPLMSNMPLYGQSYTLPLEALEQLKVPVMNLGPMGRDAHKWTERLELTYSFETLHDMLPYTIKQLLR is encoded by the coding sequence ATGTATTTGTTATCAAGACTTGTCGAACATCAGAGTATAACGGGATCTTATCCAGAAGTAGCGCTTGCAGAATACATTCATCTTCAGCTTCAGGATTTAGATTATTTTAAAGATAACCCTCAAATGCTTGCTCTTCATCCAACAAGTGATGGACGCTCTTTTGTAACAGGTTTGATCAAGAACGGAAAAGCGAAAAAAACGGTTATATTAATAAGTCATTTCGATGTGGTCGATGTAGAAGATTATGGTCAGTTTAAAAACCTGGCCTTTAGCCCATATGATCTGACAGAAGAAGTATATAAGAATCTCGATAAGATGCCATTAGAAGTTCAGAATGATCTGGAAACTGGAGAGTGGGTATTTGGTCGAGGCGTGATGGATATGAAAGCAGGGATTGCCTTACAGATGAGCATGCTTGAAAAAGCAAGTTCTGGGGAATTTGAGGGAAATATTTTATTCCTTACGGTTCCTGATGAAGAAGCCAATTCTCTGGGAATGATAGAGGCCGTTCCTGTTCTCGTTGAAATGGCAAAACAACATAACCTTACGTATACCGCTTGTTTAAATTCTGAGCCTGTTTTTACAAATTATCCTGGTGATCAAAACCTCTATCTTTATTCAGGATCAATTGGCAAGTTACTTCCTGGTTTTTTCTGTTATGGTCAAGAAACTCATGTTGGTGAACCCTTTTCTGGCTTGAATGCGAATTACATGGCAGCAGAAGTAACGAAAGAGTTAGAATTAAATGCTGACTTTTGTGAGGTTGTTGATGGAGAAGTAACCCCTCCGCCTACAAATTTAATGCAAAAGGATTTAAAAGAAGGATATTCGGTTCAAATTCCACATGTAGGCGTCACGCTTTTTAATGTGCTTGGTATGGAAAGTAGCATTCAACAAATTACGGATAAATTGATGAAGGCTGTAAAAACTGCTGCCAGGCGTATTGAACACCACTACTTAGAAAAAGCCACTGCTTTCTCGATGCTTCAAAGCTATGTTCCTGAGCCATTTAAAGTTAACGTGTTAACCTATGAACAGCTGCACCAACGAGCGGTTACATTGTTTGGCGAAACGGAAATTAAACGTCGCCAGGATTACATCTCAGCAAATTTTAAAGATCTTGGAGATCGAGATCTTTCCACAAGAATGGTCTTTGACCTTGCAGCGCTTTGTAAAGATGATGGCCCAATGATTATTCTTTTTTATAATCCTCCTTTTTATCCGGCCGTATCCTCTCGTCATGATCCATTTATTCAGGAAACGATTCAACGTGTGATGACATACAGCGACGAGAAGCATAACGTAAAGTTAAAGCCACAGCATTATTTTCCGGGCCTTTCAGATTTAAGTTTCGTTGGGTTAGAACGTACGAAAGAAACCATTCAACCATTAATGAGCAATATGCCTTTATATGGGCAGTCTTATACGCTACCTCTCGAGGCGTTAGAACAGTTAAAGGTTCCCGTTATGAATCTTGGACCGATGGGGAGAGATGCGCATAAATGGACAGAGCGACTTGAATTAACGTATTCCTTTGAAACGCTGCATGATATGCTTCCTTATACGATTAAACAATTGCTTCGGTAA
- a CDS encoding glycerophosphodiester phosphodiesterase produces the protein MTIIFAHRGASRQCPENTLSAYERAVKLGAGGIEIDVQLSKDGIPVVIHDRTLKRTTSGKGVVTETNYADLKKLDAGSWFSPKFQQESIPSLEEVLTFASDYPDIWLNIELKYYRENDDQLAKTAIPMIKKFRSDKNTLISSFEHERLLEVHKLWSKVETAPLYKGNLHEPWHYAKKLKAKAIHPHFKSIHASLIKTVQAHGINVRPYTINEEKWLRQFLEWEVDGLMTDVPDLALNIMHNKQISQQKKSWWKNVWSMITK, from the coding sequence ATGACAATCATATTTGCTCATAGAGGTGCAAGTAGACAATGTCCAGAAAATACATTAAGTGCTTACGAACGTGCAGTAAAGCTTGGAGCTGGAGGAATTGAAATTGATGTCCAACTTTCAAAAGATGGCATTCCAGTTGTCATTCACGACCGTACCTTAAAGCGTACTACGTCTGGAAAGGGAGTTGTAACCGAAACAAATTATGCAGACCTTAAAAAGCTGGATGCCGGGAGCTGGTTTTCTCCAAAGTTTCAGCAAGAAAGTATCCCTTCTTTAGAGGAAGTGTTGACCTTTGCTTCAGATTATCCCGATATCTGGCTGAATATTGAATTAAAATATTATCGAGAAAATGATGATCAACTCGCCAAAACAGCCATTCCAATGATTAAAAAATTTCGCTCTGATAAAAATACGCTGATTTCTAGCTTTGAACACGAACGATTGCTTGAGGTACATAAATTGTGGTCTAAGGTAGAAACCGCACCTCTTTACAAAGGGAACTTACATGAACCCTGGCACTATGCTAAAAAACTAAAAGCAAAAGCGATCCACCCTCACTTCAAATCCATCCATGCATCACTTATCAAAACCGTTCAAGCTCACGGCATAAACGTACGGCCTTATACGATTAATGAGGAAAAATGGCTGAGACAATTTCTTGAGTGGGAAGTAGACGGACTTATGACGGATGTGCCTGATCTTGCGTTAAATATCATGCATAACAAACAAATTTCACAACAAAAAAAGTCCTGGTGGAAAAACGTTTGGAGCATGATCACAAAGTAA
- the namA gene encoding NADPH dehydrogenase NamA, giving the protein MSSALFTPYTIKNVTFPNRIVMSPMCMYSCEAMDGKATNFHFTHYTSRAVGRTGLIITEAAAVTEQGRISPQDLGIWSDDHIEGLQKIVQLSQEQGAKVGIQLAHAGRKAVLDGPIIAPSAIPFSDKMKTPEEMTLEQIKETIVSFKEGARRAKKAGFDVIELHGAHGYLINEFLSPLTNNREDEYGGSTQNRYRFLKEIISEVNDVWDGPLFVRISAEEYHEEGNTMEDFVYFSSEMKKQGVDLIDCSTGGVVPASIDAFPGYQVKHAEQIRNEAKISTGAVGLITHPLQAEEIIHNNRSDLVLLARELLRDPYWARTAAAELGADLEAPKQYERGWN; this is encoded by the coding sequence ATGTCATCAGCATTATTTACACCCTATACCATAAAAAACGTTACATTTCCTAACCGTATTGTGATGAGTCCTATGTGCATGTATTCATGTGAAGCAATGGACGGGAAAGCAACCAATTTCCATTTCACACACTATACTTCTAGAGCAGTAGGACGAACGGGTCTCATTATTACAGAAGCAGCAGCTGTTACCGAACAGGGCCGTATCTCTCCACAGGACCTTGGCATTTGGAGTGATGACCATATAGAAGGATTGCAGAAGATTGTACAACTTTCTCAAGAGCAAGGAGCAAAAGTAGGTATTCAACTTGCTCATGCCGGTCGAAAAGCCGTATTAGATGGTCCAATTATTGCGCCATCAGCAATTCCTTTTAGTGATAAGATGAAAACCCCTGAAGAAATGACGCTAGAACAAATAAAAGAAACGATTGTTTCCTTTAAAGAAGGCGCAAGAAGAGCAAAGAAAGCCGGCTTTGATGTTATCGAACTTCATGGCGCACACGGTTATTTAATCAATGAGTTTCTATCTCCATTAACGAACAATCGTGAAGATGAATATGGTGGTTCAACACAAAACCGCTATCGTTTTCTTAAAGAAATAATCTCAGAAGTGAACGATGTTTGGGACGGTCCACTCTTTGTACGTATTTCTGCAGAAGAATACCACGAAGAAGGAAATACAATGGAAGACTTCGTATATTTTTCAAGTGAAATGAAGAAACAAGGCGTTGATCTAATTGATTGTAGTACAGGCGGAGTTGTACCAGCGAGCATCGATGCCTTTCCTGGATATCAAGTAAAACACGCTGAACAAATTCGTAATGAAGCTAAAATTTCAACTGGCGCAGTTGGATTGATTACGCACCCTCTTCAAGCAGAGGAAATCATTCATAACAACCGCTCAGACCTTGTCTTGCTTGCGAGAGAACTATTAAGAGATCCTTACTGGGCGAGAACCGCCGCAGCTGAACTTGGCGCGGACTTAGAGGCACCGAAACAGTATGAACGTGGTTGGAATTAA
- the rnz gene encoding ribonuclease Z: MELTFLGTGAGVPSTKRNVSSTALRLDSGEVWLFDCGEATQHQILSSTITLSRLTKIFITHLHGDHIFGLPGLLGSRSFQGGESELKIYGPKGLAHFIDTAVKISGTHLRYPLQIVEIEDDFQVQEQGFTIKVALLEHGIDSFAYRIEEADKTGALNVEKLKSLGVQPGPIYQKLKNGDSITLDNGKVVHAVEVVGPPIKGRHLVYCGDSRFNEKTIDFALNADLLIHEATFSAQMASLAYEYYHSTTEEAARIAKTANAKKLLLNHISSRYQEADIVDLIREARAVFANTDIVEDQMTVHIPITKPSSK, translated from the coding sequence ATGGAATTAACATTTTTAGGAACAGGTGCTGGTGTTCCTTCAACAAAACGTAACGTTAGTTCGACAGCTCTTCGTCTTGATTCTGGAGAAGTTTGGTTGTTTGATTGTGGGGAAGCGACACAACATCAGATTCTTTCTTCTACTATTACACTTAGTAGGCTGACCAAAATTTTCATCACTCACTTACACGGTGATCACATTTTTGGACTGCCTGGCCTTCTTGGAAGTCGTTCTTTTCAAGGGGGAGAATCAGAACTGAAGATATACGGACCAAAAGGACTTGCTCATTTTATTGATACGGCCGTAAAAATTAGCGGTACGCACCTACGCTATCCACTGCAAATTGTAGAAATAGAAGACGACTTTCAAGTGCAAGAGCAGGGTTTTACAATAAAGGTAGCTTTGTTAGAACATGGAATTGATAGTTTTGCTTATCGAATAGAAGAAGCAGATAAGACAGGTGCATTAAATGTTGAAAAATTAAAATCATTAGGTGTACAACCTGGTCCGATCTATCAAAAATTGAAGAACGGAGACTCTATTACCCTAGACAATGGGAAAGTGGTGCATGCAGTCGAAGTAGTAGGTCCTCCGATAAAAGGAAGACATCTTGTGTATTGTGGGGATTCTCGGTTTAATGAGAAGACGATTGATTTTGCTTTAAATGCCGATCTTCTTATCCATGAAGCTACATTTTCCGCTCAGATGGCTTCGTTAGCATATGAGTATTATCATTCCACTACGGAGGAAGCAGCTAGAATTGCTAAAACTGCGAACGCAAAGAAACTTCTGTTAAATCATATTAGTTCACGTTATCAAGAAGCAGATATAGTAGATCTAATTAGGGAAGCAAGAGCCGTATTTGCAAATACGGACATAGTAGAAGATCAAATGACAGTCCATATACCTATAACAAAACCGAGCTCAAAATGA
- a CDS encoding CPBP family intramembrane glutamic endopeptidase, with protein MLLKKRLFLALFLSHLLLFLSFYLFSDFFWPLFTVSLLLLGGVSIRQVKWKKPSLSHLFIGILSGVSLYILFFLGKTIMLVLFPQFMTQVNELYTLVAPYKAWHYVSLILIVIPGEELFWRGLVQTELKTLQLKYPILLAALLYMSAHFYAGAFLLLVAAVLAGAVWGYLYDRTRNMVVPLLSHLVFDLFLLVFFPLL; from the coding sequence ATGCTGTTAAAAAAAAGATTATTCCTTGCACTATTTCTCTCACATCTTCTATTATTTCTATCTTTCTATTTATTTAGTGACTTCTTTTGGCCACTTTTTACTGTTTCTCTTCTTCTCCTTGGAGGAGTGTCAATTCGTCAAGTTAAATGGAAAAAGCCGTCACTTTCTCACCTTTTTATCGGAATTTTAAGTGGCGTTTCCCTTTATATTCTTTTCTTTCTGGGGAAAACAATTATGCTTGTTCTTTTCCCTCAATTTATGACACAGGTTAATGAACTTTACACCCTTGTCGCACCATATAAAGCTTGGCACTATGTTAGCCTAATTTTAATTGTTATTCCAGGAGAAGAACTTTTCTGGAGAGGACTTGTCCAAACAGAGCTTAAAACACTTCAACTCAAATACCCGATTTTACTAGCTGCGCTTCTCTATATGAGCGCCCACTTTTATGCAGGTGCTTTCCTTCTGCTTGTCGCTGCTGTGTTAGCTGGAGCTGTATGGGGATATTTGTATGACCGAACTCGCAATATGGTCGTTCCGCTTCTTTCACACCTTGTATTTGATTTATTTCTTCTTGTTTTCTTTCCGCTTCTGTAA
- a CDS encoding DUF4129 domain-containing protein, with the protein MKVRRELPHLLYYIYDMVFVYFLLAFFYLYEQTFPPIFPFLVLVLGCGSCYFLLYFRNREQITLSWIFLLGILTAVVGFVLGVPLFYSILLSITIAWRSYVNIRELTRHDDTIVFFLSLLGSFLFFLFSNSSELRQVVFLFPLVQFLLLLICRAAVEISKAGGLRQARWVMSSILLLLAVSSGLFSIIIWMKDPLIKLISYTISGIGYVIGLPIYWLTSNFPTRSAEDSLFLEGNSSMENQQMNKEQTINGQSIDLPLELIFYTCLIIALIVTFFIIYKKRLVLSRLEVSSFATITSEILNTREDKKGSQLKPPLNQVRKQIFNLEIKALKYGVGRQAGETLSQWLRRIPGHSEHKDYIIAIYEKVRYGTESPDREEVLLYMQHMKSLLKELKRHALQKRKENKKK; encoded by the coding sequence ATGAAAGTACGTAGAGAACTTCCTCATCTTCTCTATTATATTTATGATATGGTTTTCGTGTATTTTCTTTTAGCGTTCTTTTATTTATATGAACAAACCTTCCCGCCTATTTTCCCTTTTCTTGTGCTTGTTCTTGGTTGCGGAAGTTGCTATTTTCTTCTTTATTTTAGAAATCGTGAACAAATCACCTTGTCGTGGATATTTCTACTTGGCATCCTAACCGCTGTTGTTGGATTCGTGTTAGGAGTACCGCTTTTTTATTCCATTCTACTTTCGATTACGATCGCATGGCGTAGCTATGTCAACATTAGAGAGTTAACTCGACATGATGATACAATCGTTTTTTTCTTGAGTTTGCTTGGTTCCTTTCTATTCTTCCTTTTCAGTAATTCTTCAGAGTTAAGACAGGTCGTATTTCTATTTCCTCTTGTGCAATTTCTTTTGCTCCTCATATGTAGAGCGGCTGTGGAAATAAGTAAAGCAGGGGGACTGAGGCAGGCCAGATGGGTCATGAGTTCTATCCTTCTTTTGTTAGCTGTTTCCAGCGGCTTGTTTAGCATTATTATCTGGATGAAAGACCCTCTTATTAAGTTAATTTCTTATACAATAAGTGGAATTGGTTATGTTATTGGTTTACCAATCTACTGGCTAACCTCAAATTTTCCGACGCGCTCTGCAGAAGATTCTCTTTTTTTAGAGGGGAATTCGTCAATGGAAAACCAACAAATGAACAAGGAACAAACGATAAATGGACAAAGTATAGACTTGCCACTTGAACTTATTTTCTACACCTGCCTTATCATTGCATTAATCGTTACTTTCTTCATCATTTATAAAAAAAGGCTTGTACTTTCTCGACTTGAAGTAAGTAGCTTTGCTACTATAACGAGTGAAATATTGAATACAAGGGAAGATAAGAAAGGGAGCCAATTAAAACCACCTTTGAATCAGGTAAGAAAGCAAATTTTTAATTTAGAAATAAAGGCGCTGAAGTATGGGGTTGGACGTCAAGCAGGAGAGACTTTAAGTCAATGGTTACGAAGGATTCCTGGTCATAGTGAACATAAGGATTACATTATAGCCATTTATGAGAAGGTTCGATACGGGACAGAAAGTCCTGATCGAGAGGAAGTTCTTCTCTACATGCAGCATATGAAGAGCCTCCTTAAGGAATTAAAGAGGCATGCTTTACAGAAGCGGAAAGAAAACAAGAAGAAATAA